Proteins from a genomic interval of Nostoc sp. TCL240-02:
- a CDS encoding alkaline phosphatase family protein, giving the protein MKKTLFGVLTTAIVSNTLIPGVQAISLGNTTARFSHVLIISIDGLHNSDLSVANLQSSLKNIKRLQREGVTYTNAFTSAPSDSFPGELNYITGANPGTTGVFYDLSYSRALYAPGTTPAQIGAGTAKPGTVVEFDETSDASWNNGKGGTLDGGKGFDKTQLPVDRNGNPVYPNQYLKVNTIFDIASAAGLRTAWSDKHPAAYTILAGNTQDPTKFNLATGQVGSISDYSSLEINAAVAIDPTKPGLLPSTLGALVDQSTGTPYSNTNSQITSTFFNDGTKGNPALFKAPPAGFSPNQFTSVATTSAYDDLKVKQILNEIDGLNDSGTIKVGTPAIFGLNFQAVSVGEKETASQFNGGGIDSNGNARPDLVSAVVHTDASIGLILDELKKKGLDSSTLVILTAKHGQNPVKDPTVGLSSTFDSVTGAAGGDGNLTAVAALLVRNGIQIASERGQDTSSLIFLKNPSDVRKAVALLKSKNYSFDNTIDPNTGVAFSTEDAAAQGKVLYGQSIINAGLGDPRTNERTPDIIVPLKTGYFFGKATKKRAEHGGFTDADTHVALIVGSTGFFHNLQGKTISQTVSTTQIAPTTLQVLGLNPERLQGVQIDRTQTLPFNCRDLQIEKYRIDKERREYEE; this is encoded by the coding sequence ATGAAGAAAACGCTTTTTGGGGTGTTAACGACGGCGATTGTTAGCAACACCCTGATTCCTGGTGTCCAAGCAATCAGTCTCGGAAATACAACTGCCCGCTTTAGTCATGTTCTGATTATTTCGATTGATGGATTGCACAACTCCGATCTATCAGTTGCTAATCTGCAATCTTCTTTGAAAAATATCAAGCGGTTGCAGAGAGAAGGTGTGACATATACCAATGCTTTCACTTCTGCACCATCAGATTCCTTTCCTGGGGAGCTAAACTATATCACTGGTGCTAACCCCGGCACGACTGGTGTATTTTATGATCTTTCCTACAGTCGCGCTTTGTATGCCCCAGGTACCACTCCTGCTCAAATCGGCGCAGGAACCGCCAAACCAGGTACAGTCGTAGAATTTGATGAAACTAGTGATGCATCTTGGAATAATGGTAAAGGTGGCACCTTGGATGGCGGTAAGGGATTTGATAAAACCCAATTGCCAGTCGATCGCAATGGCAACCCTGTTTACCCCAACCAGTACCTGAAAGTAAATACCATTTTTGACATAGCTAGTGCGGCTGGACTACGTACTGCTTGGTCTGATAAGCATCCCGCAGCTTACACCATCCTCGCTGGAAATACACAAGACCCAACGAAGTTTAATTTGGCAACGGGTCAGGTTGGCAGCATTAGCGATTACTCTTCACTAGAAATTAACGCGGCAGTGGCAATTGATCCAACTAAGCCAGGACTTCTCCCAAGCACCCTTGGAGCTTTAGTCGATCAATCAACAGGTACTCCTTACTCCAACACCAACTCTCAAATCACGTCCACTTTCTTTAACGACGGGACAAAAGGTAATCCGGCTCTGTTTAAGGCTCCACCTGCTGGTTTTAGTCCCAACCAGTTCACAAGTGTAGCAACAACCTCAGCCTACGACGATCTCAAGGTTAAGCAGATATTAAACGAGATTGATGGATTGAACGATTCTGGTACGATAAAAGTAGGCACTCCGGCAATTTTTGGCTTGAATTTCCAAGCTGTGAGCGTCGGCGAGAAAGAGACAGCCTCTCAATTTAATGGTGGCGGAATTGACTCTAATGGAAATGCCCGTCCTGACCTGGTAAGTGCAGTAGTTCACACTGATGCCAGCATCGGTCTGATTCTGGATGAACTGAAAAAGAAAGGATTAGACAGTTCAACTTTGGTGATTTTGACTGCCAAGCACGGGCAAAATCCCGTCAAAGATCCAACTGTTGGTTTGAGCAGTACATTTGATAGTGTTACTGGTGCTGCTGGTGGCGATGGAAACCTGACTGCTGTTGCTGCTCTGTTAGTAAGAAACGGCATCCAAATTGCTTCTGAGCGAGGTCAGGATACTTCATCGCTGATCTTCTTGAAAAATCCATCTGATGTCCGAAAAGCAGTAGCCCTGCTGAAATCCAAAAATTACTCATTTGATAATACGATTGATCCAAATACTGGGGTAGCGTTTTCAACTGAGGATGCTGCGGCTCAGGGAAAGGTATTGTATGGTCAGAGCATCATCAATGCCGGATTGGGAGATCCAAGGACAAACGAACGCACCCCTGACATTATTGTTCCACTCAAAACTGGCTATTTCTTTGGTAAAGCTACCAAAAAGCGTGCAGAGCATGGTGGATTTACTGATGCTGACACCCACGTAGCCCTAATTGTTGGTAGCACTGGATTTTTCCACAATCTCCAAGGTAAAACTATCAGTCAAACCGTTTCTACCACACAAATTGCACCAACTACATTACAGGTTCTAGGTTTAAATCCTGAACGACTGCAAGGTGTTCAGATTGATAGAACTCAGACATTACCATTTAACTGTAGGGACTTGCAAATAGAAAAATACCGAATAGATAAAGAGCGCAGGGAGTACGAGGAATAA
- a CDS encoding ISKra4 family transposase (programmed frameshift) has protein sequence MTPEQKQALQKHIQAIAKILYEDTSKEKLTNLAAIEEAVRSQMQKHVMPEVGGFFIETITGTTAGYQRRLKSILGELAITSKQAIELEVAPSTQLSPYLETCCLRVSANVSYEDAASDIKYFTGIEVSHSSQQRLVHRQNFELPTPEQTIEELSVDGGNIRVRTPKGQICAWLGYKAISLHHLGILGTSFQNNQIVIDWVNDQPLASPLTCIGDGHDGIWNIIDQLAPDAQRREILDWFHLIENLHKVGGSQKRLKQAQNLLWKGQVEATIALFTDCKGKQVQNFCRYLDKHRNRIINYEYYQAEEICSIGSGSVESAVKQVDRRTKISGAQWKRENVPQVLAHRCAYLNGLLSV, from the exons ATGACCCCAGAACAAAAGCAAGCTCTTCAAAAACATATTCAGGCGATTGCTAAAATATTGTATGAAGATACGTCAAAAGAAAAGCTCACAAATCTTGCAGCAATTGAAGAAGCAGTGCGGAGTCAAATGCAGAAGCATGTTATGCCAGAAGTAGGGG GTTTTTTTATCGAAACGATTACAGGGACAACCGCAGGATACCAACGACGGCTCAAAAGCATTCTTGGAGAGTTAGCAATAACGAGCAAACAAGCCATTGAATTAGAAGTCGCACCAAGTACTCAACTGAGTCCATATCTAGAAACTTGTTGTTTGAGGGTAAGTGCGAATGTCAGCTATGAAGATGCGGCATCAGACATCAAGTATTTTACGGGCATAGAGGTTTCTCACAGCAGTCAACAGAGATTAGTGCATCGCCAGAATTTTGAGTTGCCAACACCAGAACAGACAATTGAAGAATTAAGCGTCGATGGTGGAAACATCCGTGTCCGAACTCCTAAAGGTCAAATATGTGCATGGCTTGGCTATAAAGCAATTAGCTTACATCATCTCGGAATCTTGGGAACTTCATTTCAGAATAATCAGATTGTGATTGATTGGGTTAATGACCAACCACTGGCTAGCCCACTCACTTGTATTGGTGATGGACATGACGGCATTTGGAATATAATTGACCAATTAGCACCTGATGCACAACGTCGAGAAATACTTGATTGGTTCCATTTAATAGAAAACCTCCACAAAGTTGGGGGTTCACAAAAACGCTTGAAACAAGCACAAAATCTACTATGGAAAGGCCAAGTTGAGGCTACTATTGCCTTATTTACAGATTGTAAAGGCAAACAAGTACAAAACTTTTGCCGTTATCTTGATAAGCATCGCAATCGCATTATCAACTACGAATATTATCAAGCTGAAGAAATTTGTTCAATTGGTTCAGGTTCAGTTGAATCTGCCGTTAAACAGGTTGACCGTCGAACAAAAATTTCCGGGGCACAATGGAAACGAGAAAATGTGCCTCAAGTCCTAGCCCATCGCTGTGCTTACCTCAATGGATTATTGTCAGTTTGA
- a CDS encoding AIM24 family protein — protein sequence MPDFSSEPIPELKNPKDFFHSGDLTLRIEGEVVPVVDVHLGQQQSIYFEHHILLWKHPNVRLGVKGLKGAAKRFFAGLQIFISEAHGPGNIAFSREAPGQIVVLQLERGQIVDVREHQFLLATSNIEYSFFFQRGLANLFFSRSGGLFIDRFIGQQQGGLLLIHGYGNVFEKYLAPGEVLDVEPGAWLWKDSSVKMETVTALQSSGGGIFGVIGVMLGGISFTLNRFIGPGRLGLQSMTYHPPAPEGATQIGGSSNLS from the coding sequence ATGCCAGATTTTAGTAGTGAACCGATACCTGAATTAAAAAATCCGAAAGATTTCTTTCATTCTGGTGACTTGACCTTGAGAATTGAGGGAGAAGTAGTACCTGTAGTAGATGTTCATCTGGGACAACAGCAATCGATTTACTTTGAGCATCATATTTTACTGTGGAAACATCCGAATGTTCGCCTTGGTGTCAAAGGCTTGAAAGGGGCAGCCAAGCGTTTCTTTGCCGGACTACAAATTTTTATCAGTGAAGCACATGGGCCAGGGAATATTGCTTTCTCTCGTGAGGCTCCAGGACAGATTGTGGTGCTGCAATTAGAGCGTGGACAGATAGTGGACGTGCGCGAACATCAGTTTTTACTCGCTACGAGTAATATTGAGTACAGTTTCTTTTTCCAGCGAGGGCTGGCAAACCTCTTTTTTAGTCGCAGTGGTGGTTTATTTATTGACCGCTTCATTGGTCAGCAACAGGGAGGGCTGCTTTTAATCCACGGTTACGGTAATGTCTTTGAAAAGTACCTTGCTCCTGGAGAAGTGCTGGATGTAGAGCCAGGAGCATGGTTATGGAAAGACTCATCAGTGAAGATGGAGACAGTAACGGCGCTGCAATCTAGTGGCGGCGGCATCTTCGGAGTAATTGGAGTAATGCTTGGCGGTATTTCATTCACTCTCAACCGTTTTATTGGCCCTGGTCGTTTGGGGTTACAGTCTATGACTTACCACCCACCAGCACCAGAGGGCGCTACTCAAATAGGTGGCAGCAGTAATTTGAGTTGA
- a CDS encoding LamG domain-containing protein, protein MSSTITEIISIVKDSISKTGQFTLKDSTIDALPLSKLMNLLEIPQLDFNYIVSDSENTITIAGQSSLLGAGKIAIEATFGEVDGTVSFSVSAKDISSCYIPGISSLVLEQGQFALHVTGKADDVTGTFSGSIHVGDTTISNAVFEVTKKDTDIVLHWMIAELDLSAISNVFLNHVSLPAELPTFHFKDIAIAISPQTGAFSFEIIAKDLWEFPANGGDLSISEVSLTIERDRRDSPTHCAIAIQSNVEKEIVNGLKIKDFQLTFDLEGEDWSVDGKVNADVFDDSVTLEASYNQSQAGKTLKLAAEVDMRPVNLGEISLSLSGLELEFTKPAAQEGEIVPLEWSVAAAGRLSIPGAIESDGKLTIFREEKVRGLQFEAIQAAVSIPLPSTQGMIELNFERLSISGSSSDWTFAAAVDLAFHGLNATVQAHLPKDPIAMTFTANKQGVILSIASKSDIESIYFTVPPIELESDRIELGTAKIGFSKLSIQLGRIVDLEAELNIGLPSQLNNLFGRKKDENGHIENDADGNPLPAVEFFRTLDLHDEADTTVQVKLVISRAGITLLPETSFIKAIESQTDANGKSFWHCDFGEYGEINVDVPNFSYTGSSFAASGGFEVVKPLALPLTPIQHLLAACKLPGAAAMLPDRLPLDQEINAENFVDKLTERLEALLAKLGSGKLSNAAKEVLETISQSFHKLPTSFMEYLNFKMPQSFQFEVAASPTGTLQFSASVKKDDPPIKLLFPSLMLGMPVLNGVTLRSISFGETAGGQLFLLEMDADIDQFDLATLVAAIALPENRDPLPSTQAIQRRLRLNNTVMVLPIEFPVPIPMFYDNIGIEYLGLEGLTLQAHAQFPKPTVELQKISNLLSDIKEFFTNPDHPIPNELPVEFKFSLNQNYLQLPKYLGGQALGTQGDGPTLDDKDIVHLLQGIRTLSVNELIQALPLNQRVGSTQVSFGPLSSSLGWLVTTPDEFSQIITQPTSKAIAYSALGLTTDLQATQILSVLPSASTANEQGIVAFLRGNFNVGSAKLDTVFGLAASSQGFKTGFEIKGAIAKVVTLNLAGAIAIASPKIAPPTSYALAFNGQSDYVKLNNPAALNFTGAITISAWIKPDAIDGLRNIVAHGYTSSPTGEVYLRIINGQYQFGYWGLNSLPFEQLVAASIPAEDVSNWVYLTGVFDGGMWRLYRNGLLMNAVAGSQGAIQVSENWAIGARGTGTERFFKGEIADVQIWNRARSLEEIGAVMMRSPKGNEPGLIGYWQLNEGSGTVAHDATANANHGQLQGTQWQRITANNTAFRLDGSSSLSIPLLNSERPISKGQVQLIDDQNNHQFHYEGDLQLFSSNSLLKVNGNLKGDISDKTYRFSGDVTTSLAGLTLLGAKALIENDLVWLEGTWLGNQTKLTLQTADKAWQIKGTAGFNLPNLSVDLGVIKKVVGSNLIKVADNLSINVAANLSLDITLNTTGFSATVSPNCILNGQKLPLSSFTITVAPSTLEALAEQIKQKIKEQASQIFDMLFPNAQAWLNGISSKAIAWTTNAYADMGKVLGSIYGQSASQAVSLLKGAKYDVDAVGHVLKEGFGKTSDEVTQILHDAQYSAIEVGQTLNRVFGKGANEVTLALKAVGYKATEVGQMLVSVFNATDNQVASFLKTAGYTASQVGQVLSDVFHESGQATAQILKNVGYTASEVGQVLSNVFRQSDQATAQILKNLGYNASEVGQVLKNVFGKSADDAASILSNVGYSIIDVARVLKDIYQQGKDSVWNFLKRIGVSIWDIPKIIKALFG, encoded by the coding sequence ATGAGTTCAACAATCACCGAAATCATCTCAATTGTAAAAGACTCGATCTCAAAAACTGGACAATTCACCCTGAAGGATTCCACAATCGATGCGCTTCCCCTCAGCAAATTGATGAATCTTTTAGAGATTCCACAACTGGACTTCAACTATATTGTTAGTGATTCTGAGAATACGATTACGATCGCAGGACAATCGTCGCTTCTGGGTGCTGGGAAGATTGCGATCGAAGCCACCTTTGGAGAAGTCGATGGTACGGTATCTTTTAGTGTAAGTGCTAAAGATATTTCGTCGTGTTACATTCCCGGAATCAGTTCCTTAGTATTAGAGCAGGGACAATTTGCACTACATGTTACCGGAAAAGCTGATGACGTGACTGGGACATTTAGCGGCAGTATTCACGTTGGTGATACGACCATTTCGAATGCAGTATTTGAGGTTACTAAAAAAGACACTGATATTGTATTGCATTGGATGATTGCAGAACTAGACCTGTCTGCAATCTCAAATGTATTTTTGAATCATGTTTCCTTACCGGCTGAACTGCCTACTTTTCACTTCAAAGATATTGCGATCGCTATCTCGCCTCAAACAGGCGCATTTTCCTTTGAAATTATTGCCAAGGATCTTTGGGAATTTCCAGCCAATGGAGGCGATTTGAGTATTAGTGAAGTCAGCCTGACAATTGAGCGAGATCGGCGAGATAGCCCGACTCATTGCGCGATCGCAATTCAAAGTAACGTTGAAAAAGAGATTGTCAACGGCTTGAAAATTAAAGACTTTCAACTCACTTTTGACTTGGAAGGAGAGGATTGGTCAGTTGACGGCAAAGTAAATGCCGATGTGTTTGATGATTCTGTCACTCTGGAGGCTAGCTACAACCAATCTCAGGCAGGCAAAACCCTAAAGCTGGCAGCTGAGGTTGATATGCGTCCTGTGAATTTAGGAGAAATCAGCTTGAGTCTTTCTGGTTTGGAACTGGAGTTTACCAAACCTGCGGCTCAAGAAGGTGAGATAGTTCCCCTCGAATGGAGCGTTGCGGCGGCAGGAAGACTGTCGATTCCGGGTGCGATCGAGAGTGATGGCAAACTGACGATTTTTAGAGAAGAGAAAGTCAGAGGACTGCAATTTGAAGCGATTCAGGCAGCCGTGTCAATTCCGCTTCCGTCTACACAAGGGATGATAGAACTGAACTTTGAGCGTCTCTCAATTTCTGGCAGTTCCAGTGATTGGACATTTGCTGCTGCTGTCGATCTAGCATTTCATGGTTTGAATGCCACCGTTCAAGCACATTTGCCGAAAGACCCGATCGCTATGACCTTTACAGCAAACAAACAGGGGGTCATCCTGAGCATTGCTAGCAAGAGTGACATTGAGTCGATTTACTTCACCGTCCCGCCGATCGAACTAGAGAGCGATCGCATCGAGTTAGGTACTGCCAAAATTGGGTTTTCTAAACTCAGTATCCAATTAGGTAGAATTGTCGATCTGGAAGCAGAGTTGAATATCGGTCTACCTTCACAACTGAATAATCTATTTGGTCGCAAGAAAGACGAGAACGGACACATTGAAAACGATGCCGATGGCAACCCACTTCCAGCAGTGGAATTCTTCCGCACCCTCGATTTGCATGACGAAGCTGATACAACGGTGCAAGTGAAGCTTGTGATTAGTAGAGCAGGAATTACGCTTCTTCCTGAAACATCCTTTATTAAGGCGATCGAGTCGCAGACTGACGCGAATGGAAAATCTTTTTGGCATTGTGACTTCGGTGAATACGGTGAGATTAACGTCGATGTGCCAAACTTTAGCTACACCGGGTCAAGCTTTGCTGCCAGTGGTGGATTTGAGGTAGTCAAACCCCTAGCTCTACCACTAACCCCAATTCAGCATTTGTTAGCGGCTTGTAAACTTCCTGGTGCTGCCGCCATGCTGCCAGATCGTTTGCCTCTCGATCAAGAAATCAATGCTGAGAACTTTGTGGACAAGCTCACCGAACGTCTAGAAGCCTTACTTGCCAAGCTCGGTAGCGGCAAACTGTCTAATGCAGCCAAAGAAGTTCTAGAGACTATCTCCCAAAGTTTCCACAAGCTCCCCACAAGCTTTATGGAATACCTCAACTTTAAAATGCCGCAAAGCTTCCAGTTTGAGGTTGCCGCCTCGCCTACTGGAACCTTGCAATTTAGTGCTAGCGTCAAAAAAGATGATCCGCCAATTAAATTGTTGTTTCCTAGCTTGATGCTGGGGATGCCTGTTCTCAATGGTGTGACACTTCGCAGCATTTCCTTTGGTGAAACCGCAGGCGGACAATTGTTCTTGCTGGAAATGGACGCTGATATCGATCAGTTTGATTTAGCTACCTTAGTTGCTGCGATCGCATTGCCTGAAAATCGCGATCCGCTACCTAGCACTCAAGCAATACAACGTCGCCTGCGGTTAAACAATACGGTGATGGTGCTGCCGATTGAATTTCCGGTGCCGATTCCCATGTTCTACGACAATATTGGTATCGAGTATCTGGGCTTAGAAGGCTTAACACTCCAAGCGCACGCCCAATTTCCTAAGCCGACAGTTGAACTGCAAAAAATTAGTAACTTGCTGTCTGATATCAAGGAGTTCTTCACCAACCCTGACCACCCAATTCCAAATGAGCTTCCTGTCGAATTCAAATTCTCGCTCAATCAAAACTATCTCCAACTCCCCAAGTATCTTGGCGGTCAAGCATTAGGTACTCAAGGAGATGGGCCCACCCTAGATGACAAAGATATAGTACATCTACTCCAGGGTATAAGAACCTTGTCGGTGAATGAGTTGATTCAAGCATTACCACTGAATCAGCGCGTAGGCAGTACCCAGGTTTCCTTTGGGCCACTGTCTAGCAGTTTAGGCTGGCTGGTGACAACCCCTGATGAATTTAGTCAAATTATTACCCAACCGACATCGAAAGCGATCGCCTATTCTGCTTTGGGATTGACTACGGATTTGCAAGCAACCCAAATTTTATCGGTGCTGCCTTCTGCCTCAACCGCCAATGAGCAGGGTATTGTCGCCTTCCTGCGAGGTAACTTTAATGTCGGCAGCGCCAAACTAGACACTGTTTTTGGTCTAGCTGCTTCTTCTCAGGGATTCAAAACCGGATTCGAGATCAAAGGTGCGATCGCGAAAGTTGTCACCCTAAATTTAGCAGGAGCGATCGCCATCGCATCTCCAAAAATCGCGCCTCCCACATCCTATGCGCTGGCATTTAACGGGCAGAGCGATTACGTTAAACTCAATAATCCTGCCGCCTTGAATTTTACCGGAGCAATCACCATCTCTGCATGGATTAAACCCGATGCGATCGATGGATTACGCAACATCGTTGCTCACGGCTATACCTCATCCCCAACCGGAGAGGTCTACCTCAGAATTATCAATGGACAATACCAATTTGGTTATTGGGGATTAAACAGTCTTCCTTTTGAACAACTGGTTGCTGCATCGATTCCGGCTGAAGATGTGAGCAACTGGGTCTATTTAACCGGCGTGTTTGATGGTGGGATGTGGCGGCTATACCGAAATGGTCTACTCATGAATGCAGTTGCAGGTTCTCAAGGAGCGATACAAGTTAGCGAGAACTGGGCGATTGGAGCCAGGGGAACGGGAACAGAACGATTCTTTAAAGGCGAAATTGCCGATGTCCAAATTTGGAACAGGGCGCGTTCTCTTGAAGAAATTGGCGCAGTAATGATGCGATCGCCCAAGGGCAATGAACCCGGATTAATTGGCTACTGGCAACTTAACGAAGGTTCGGGCACAGTGGCGCACGATGCCACCGCAAACGCCAATCATGGGCAGCTTCAGGGAACTCAATGGCAGCGAATCACTGCTAACAATACTGCTTTTCGCCTAGATGGAAGCAGCAGTTTGTCAATCCCTCTGCTGAATTCAGAACGACCCATTTCTAAGGGTCAGGTGCAACTAATCGACGATCAAAACAATCATCAGTTCCACTATGAAGGCGATTTGCAGCTATTTTCCAGCAATTCTCTCTTGAAAGTGAACGGCAACCTGAAAGGCGACATCAGCGATAAAACTTATCGCTTCTCTGGGGATGTCACAACCTCACTAGCGGGTTTAACGCTGCTAGGTGCAAAAGCTTTAATTGAAAACGATCTCGTTTGGTTAGAAGGAACCTGGCTTGGAAACCAAACTAAGCTCACCCTCCAAACTGCCGATAAAGCTTGGCAGATAAAGGGTACAGCAGGGTTTAATCTGCCAAACCTTAGCGTTGATTTAGGAGTCATCAAGAAAGTGGTTGGCAGCAATCTCATCAAGGTTGCAGATAACCTTTCCATTAACGTTGCGGCAAATCTCTCTTTAGATATCACCCTGAATACCACCGGATTTTCCGCCACTGTTTCGCCTAACTGTATATTGAATGGTCAAAAACTCCCCCTATCATCCTTTACGATTACTGTTGCTCCATCTACTTTGGAGGCTTTAGCCGAACAGATCAAACAGAAGATCAAAGAACAAGCTAGTCAAATCTTTGATATGCTGTTCCCGAATGCCCAAGCTTGGCTCAATGGCATTAGCTCCAAAGCGATCGCCTGGACAACGAATGCCTACGCTGATATGGGTAAGGTTCTGGGAAGCATCTACGGTCAGAGTGCTAGCCAAGCCGTTAGTTTGCTCAAAGGTGCAAAATATGATGTAGATGCTGTAGGCCATGTTCTCAAGGAAGGGTTTGGCAAGACATCTGACGAAGTTACCCAAATTCTTCATGATGCTCAATACTCAGCCATTGAAGTAGGGCAGACCCTAAATCGTGTCTTTGGTAAAGGGGCAAATGAGGTCACTTTGGCTTTGAAAGCTGTAGGTTACAAGGCAACTGAAGTTGGGCAAATGCTCGTGAGTGTCTTTAATGCTACCGATAATCAGGTTGCTTCGTTCCTCAAAACCGCAGGTTACACCGCATCTCAAGTGGGACAGGTACTCTCTGATGTCTTCCACGAAAGCGGCCAAGCAACTGCTCAAATTCTCAAGAATGTCGGCTACACGGCATCTGAGGTGGGACAAGTACTCTCTAATGTCTTCCGCCAAAGCGACCAAGCAACTGCTCAAATTCTTAAGAATCTCGGCTACAACGCATCTGAGGTGGGACAAGTACTCAAAAACGTTTTTGGTAAGAGTGCGGATGATGCCGCTTCAATCCTAAGTAACGTTGGCTACTCAATCATAGATGTTGCTCGCGTACTTAAGGATATATACCAGCAGGGCAAAGATTCAGTTTGGAATTTTCTCAAACGAATAGGGGTTTCTATTTGGGATATCCCCAAAATTATCAAAGCTTTGTTTGGT